A DNA window from Bacteroidota bacterium contains the following coding sequences:
- the bshC gene encoding bacillithiol biosynthesis cysteine-adding enzyme BshC: MSWFNYKDIPDVGGFTNLFNDYVSDFKKVQQFYEWDFRQISNFKLRCDKIRNDYKHRNSICDILLRQNKDFGCFEQTFYNLENLRAESTFAVVSGQQVGILGGPLYTIYKIITLIKLTEQLNQNFPSIQFVPIFWLEGEDHDFDEVNKIKIVTSDNQIKTIDYQLKTKIGQHGPVGSYTLENILDLLIHLQSALPNTEFKSKLLEIAEACYYDGATFEKSFVKLINELFPKAGIIFISSNDCGVKKLLSEIFKIEIESHPKTCQLVIQRSAELEHKYHAQIKPRALNLFLFHKGGRYLIEPRENDFSLKGTRKFITKEEIQQIITETPELFSPNVVLRPICQDTILPTAAYVGGPSEIAYFAQLKPIYEQFQVGMPILYPRASATIVEEKVTRILEKYELGLLSVLNDIEKVKKQVINLVSEIKIDDLFTDSKSRVNDVLSEMKFGLGYIDQTLLGALETTREKIESHLNNLKEKTDSAQKQKHETALRQVEKAINNLMPDGNLQERELNIFTYMNKYGLEFHKYLTNEIQIDKFEHQIVELSK, encoded by the coding sequence ATGAGTTGGTTTAATTATAAAGACATTCCGGATGTAGGTGGTTTCACAAATCTTTTTAACGATTACGTTTCTGATTTTAAGAAGGTTCAACAATTTTACGAGTGGGACTTTCGGCAGATAAGCAATTTCAAACTTCGCTGCGATAAAATACGGAACGATTACAAACATCGGAATTCTATTTGCGATATATTACTTCGGCAAAATAAAGATTTTGGTTGTTTTGAACAGACATTTTATAATTTAGAAAACTTACGTGCAGAAAGTACTTTTGCGGTTGTAAGCGGACAGCAGGTTGGGATACTCGGCGGTCCTTTATATACGATTTATAAAATCATCACACTCATCAAACTCACAGAACAGTTAAATCAGAATTTTCCCAGTATTCAATTTGTCCCGATATTTTGGCTGGAAGGCGAAGACCACGATTTCGATGAAGTGAACAAAATTAAAATAGTAACAAGCGATAATCAGATTAAAACAATCGACTACCAATTAAAAACAAAAATAGGACAGCACGGTCCTGTAGGTAGTTACACTCTCGAAAATATACTCGATTTATTGATCCATCTCCAATCAGCTCTACCGAACACAGAATTCAAAAGTAAGTTGCTTGAAATAGCTGAAGCTTGTTATTACGACGGGGCGACTTTTGAAAAATCATTTGTAAAATTGATTAACGAACTATTTCCAAAAGCCGGTATAATATTCATTTCATCAAACGATTGCGGCGTTAAGAAATTATTGTCCGAAATATTTAAAATAGAAATCGAAAGCCATCCCAAAACCTGCCAACTTGTTATTCAGAGAAGTGCTGAATTAGAACATAAATATCACGCACAAATTAAACCGAGAGCATTAAATTTGTTTTTATTCCATAAAGGTGGAAGATATTTGATTGAACCGAGAGAAAACGATTTCAGCTTAAAAGGAACACGAAAGTTTATAACAAAGGAAGAAATTCAGCAGATCATAACTGAAACTCCTGAACTTTTCAGCCCGAACGTTGTGCTTCGGCCCATTTGCCAGGATACAATTTTGCCAACAGCGGCTTATGTCGGTGGTCCCTCGGAAATCGCGTATTTCGCTCAATTAAAGCCCATTTACGAACAGTTTCAAGTCGGAATGCCAATTTTATATCCCCGTGCATCTGCTACGATTGTGGAAGAAAAAGTTACCAGGATACTCGAAAAATACGAATTGGGTCTTCTTAGTGTTTTGAATGATATTGAAAAAGTGAAAAAGCAGGTTATCAATTTAGTATCCGAGATTAAAATTGATGATTTATTTACAGATTCGAAGAGCCGTGTTAATGATGTTTTAAGTGAAATGAAATTTGGTTTGGGATATATCGACCAAACGTTGCTTGGTGCTTTGGAAACTACACGCGAAAAAATTGAATCGCATTTAAATAATTTAAAAGAAAAAACTGATTCCGCACAAAAGCAGAAGCACGAAACAGCTCTCCGACAAGTCGAAAAAGCTATTAACAACCTGATGCCGGATGGAAATTTGCAAGAACGGGAATTAAATATTTTTACTTACATGAATAAATAC